One window of the Trifolium pratense cultivar HEN17-A07 linkage group LG2, ARS_RC_1.1, whole genome shotgun sequence genome contains the following:
- the LOC123905929 gene encoding pentatricopeptide repeat-containing protein At1g12300, mitochondrial-like: MSFSLSLSRLALLRSNNNITTSAFLHSFSSKSRFTHNDVNNNVDNAVSSFHSMLRMNPTPSIVQFAKILTYLVKMKHYPTAISLSNQLQFNGIMPDIVTFSILINCYCHVGHMTFAFSLLAKILKLGYQPNVITLTTLIKGLCFNGKVKEALHFHDHVVAHGFHLNQVSYGTLINGLCKNGETRAALQVLRRIEGKLVKPDAVMYNTIIDSLCKDKLLIDAKDLYSEMIVKGISPDVITYTSLIYGFCIVGQLKEAIGLLNEMFVFRKLNGDVYIFSILLDALCKEGNVKEAKNVLAVMVKQGIKPNVVTYTSLLDGYCLVNEVNKAKVIFNTMVQRGVIPNVCCYNVMINGLCKIKMMDEAMNLLKEMQNKKLIPDAVTYNSLIDGLCKSGRISHAWELLDEMQDRGQPANVITYSSLLHALCKNHHVDKAIALVKKIKDKGIQPDMYTYNILMDGLCKQGRFLDAQVIFHDLLIKGYNVTVRTYNIMIHGLCSEGLFDDAESLLLKMEDNGCVPNAITYEIIIRALFENDENDKALKLLHEMIGSGLM; this comes from the coding sequence ATGTCGTTCTCACTCTCACTCTCAAGGTTAGCTTTACTTCGttctaataataatatcacaacTTCCGCTTTCCTTCATTCCTTCTCATCTAAATCTCGATTCACTCACAATGATGTTAATAATAATGTTGATAATGCTGTTTCTTCATTCCATAGCATGCTTCGTATGAATCCAACCCCATCCATTGTACAATTTGCCAAGATTTTAACTTATCTTGTTAAGATGAAACATTATCCCACTGCTATTTCCCTTTCTAACCAATTACAATTCAATGGAATTATGCCTGATATTGTTACTTTCAGTATATTGATCAATTGTTACTGCCACGTCGGTCATATGACTTTTGCCTTTTCTCTATTGGCTAAGATTCTCAAGTTGGGTTATCAGCCCAATGTCATAACTTTAACGACTCTTATCAAAGGTTTGTGTTTTAACGGTAAGGTGAAGGAAGCACTGCATTTTCACGACCATGTGGTTGCACATGGATTTCACCTCAACCAAGTTAGCTACGGGACCTTGATCAATGGACTGTGTAAAAATGGAGAAACAAGGGCTGCCTTGCAAGTTCTAAGACGAATCGAAGGGAAATTGGTCAAGCCTGATGCAGTAATGTACAACACAATTATTGATAGTTTGTGTAAAGATAAGCTTTTAATAGATGCTAAGGATTTATATTCTGAAATGATTGTAAAGGGCATTTCTCCTGATGTTATTACTTACACTTCTCTGATATATGGATTTTGCATAGTTGGTCAATTAAAAGAAGCAATTGGACTTTTAAATGAAATGTTTGTATTCAGAAAACTCAATGGAGATGTTTATATCTTTAGTATATTGCTCGATGCTTTATGCAAGGAAGGAAATGTCAAAGAAGCTAAAAATGTGTTAGCTGTTATGGTGAAACAAGGTATCAAACCAAATGTTGTTACTTATACTTCATTACTAGATGGGTATTGCCTAGTTAATGAAGTCAACAAGGCCAAAGTTATATTCAACACTATGGTTCAAAGAGGAGTGATTCCTAATGTTTGTTGCTATAATGTCATGATTAATGGGTTGTGTAAGATTAAAATGATGGATGAAGCCATGAACCTCTTAAAAGAAATGCAAAACAAGAAGCTTATTCCTGATGCAGTAACCTACAATTctcttattgatggtttgtgcaaATCAGGGAGAATCTCTCATGCTTGGGAGCTTCTTGATGAGATGCAAGATAGGGGTCAACCTGCCAATGTGATCACTTACAGTTCTTTATTACATGCTTTATGTAAAAACCATCATGTTGATAAGGCAATTGCATTGGTCaagaaaattaaagacaaaGGCATTCAACCAGATATGTACACATACAATATACTCATGGATGGACTTTGCAAACAAGGTAGATTTCTGGACGCACAAGTGATTTTTCATGATCTTTTGATTAAAGGCTACAATGTTACAGTCCGCACATATAATATTATGATCCATGGTCTTTGTTCTGAGGGCTTGTTTGATGATGCTGAGTCCCTACTGTTAAAAATGGAAGACAATGGCTGTGTTCCTAATGCTATAACTTATGAAATAATTATCCGTGCTCTCTTTGAAAATGATGAGAATGATAAGGCATTGAAACTTTTACATGAAATGATTGGCAGTGGTCTAATGTAA